The Cyanobacteriota bacterium genome has a segment encoding these proteins:
- a CDS encoding cation:proton antiporter has translation MEAAHHDPVVPVLLGLSVVLIAAKIGAIIAEKLKQPEVLGELTAGILVGNIVLFNYSGLEFIKHDQHIAIFAELGVIILLFDVGLEANVKEMLAVGFKSLLVAIAGVITPFLIGYYITGMIVPDISNISKIFMGAILTATSVGITARVFKDLDFMKQEAARIVLGAAVIDDILGLIILAIVTGMAQSGQIEIDSIVSISVKAIGFVVISLILGVMLAQRTIKLMSVFKIPGMMLTTALVLCFMGAYLANQAGLATIVGAFAIGLVLEEVHFKSFLTEYSIHDYIRPLSYLFVPIFFVITGMQVDLAVFAKPSTVIAALAITAVAIIGKLICGWAFTSSSPINRMIIGIGMVPRGEVGLIFATVGKSIGVINDELYAITVIMVILTTLIPPPILNYLIQKQK, from the coding sequence ATGGAAGCTGCTCATCATGACCCTGTCGTACCCGTTCTTTTAGGACTTTCGGTTGTGTTAATTGCAGCAAAGATAGGCGCCATTATTGCCGAGAAACTCAAACAGCCAGAGGTTTTGGGGGAATTGACAGCGGGGATCTTAGTTGGCAACATTGTTTTATTCAATTACAGTGGGCTTGAATTCATTAAACACGATCAACACATTGCAATTTTCGCCGAGCTCGGCGTGATTATCTTGCTGTTTGATGTTGGACTAGAAGCCAATGTCAAAGAAATGCTCGCTGTAGGATTTAAGTCATTATTAGTTGCAATAGCTGGAGTCATTACTCCCTTCCTTATAGGTTATTACATCACCGGAATGATAGTGCCAGATATTAGCAATATCAGCAAAATTTTTATGGGTGCAATACTCACCGCAACCTCAGTTGGAATTACCGCAAGAGTCTTCAAGGATCTTGACTTTATGAAACAAGAAGCAGCTCGCATCGTTCTTGGAGCTGCTGTCATAGATGACATTCTTGGTCTTATTATTCTTGCCATAGTCACTGGCATGGCGCAATCTGGACAAATTGAAATAGATTCGATTGTCAGCATCTCTGTTAAAGCAATTGGCTTTGTAGTTATTTCATTAATACTTGGAGTAATGCTGGCGCAACGCACCATTAAATTAATGTCTGTTTTCAAGATCCCGGGGATGATGCTAACAACGGCTCTGGTACTTTGTTTCATGGGTGCCTATCTCGCGAATCAAGCGGGACTTGCGACCATTGTTGGTGCTTTTGCAATTGGACTAGTGCTTGAAGAAGTGCATTTCAAATCCTTCCTCACCGAATATTCAATTCACGACTATATCAGACCACTATCATATTTATTTGTACCAATATTTTTTGTAATCACCGGCATGCAAGTTGACCTTGCTGTTTTTGCAAAACCCAGCACCGTAATTGCTGCACTTGCAATTACCGCTGTTGCAATTATCGGCAAATTGATTTGTGGTTGGGCATTCACCTCATCAAGTCCAATCAATCGTATGATCATTGGCATCGGCATGGTACCGCGCGGCGAAGTGGGTTTGATTTTTGCTACAGTTGGTAAATCAATCGGTGTGATTAACGACGAGCTTTATGCAATCACAGTAATCATGGTCATTCTCACAACTTTAATTCCACCACCAATTTTGAATTATTTGATACAGAAACAGAAATGA